Proteins encoded within one genomic window of Dyadobacter chenhuakuii:
- a CDS encoding SusC/RagA family TonB-linked outer membrane protein has product MKKLVLNIVLVLLSMLALQGYAQDMTVSGKVNDASGGEIAGVNVVVKGTTRGTTTNDKGEYSISVEKGKTLTFSYIGYVSKEIVVNASVLDVNLAAEATALNEVVVTALGISRDKRALAYSITEVSGNNLTAAREANLGNSLAGRVAGVNVSKVASGPAGSSRVIIRGNKSLQGNNQPLYVIDGIPMDNSNFGQAGLWGGSDEGDGLSSINPDDIESITVLKGANAAALYGSRAANGVINVTTKRGTKRKGVGIEFGSNYVFEKLNDLSDLQHSYGAGGYVNGVASKPSNQAQAYDWGDDSWGPKFDNSEAIGFDGKMHPYSYAGDNFSRYLKTGHAFTNNLAFSGGNETQNFRASVTNLKSTTIIPNSGFDRINLSLSTQSKFGKRLSFDAKVLYSEEKAKNRPNVSDSPGNAIQSIWRIPGDQNVLDYYGDPAKPGAIPAGTDPASLAIWGVSESRAVGEEMQQASNNWGQNPYWVAYQFIKSDQKNRIITSGQLKYQITDWLFIQGRVGLDKYSRRAESLTPEGTGYQRGGARNLGNWNVSELNAEYTIGASKEFGKFGFTAFAGGNRMRRKYEYTNVYGNGFNVQFFPALNNVKDRSFTYDPKESGINSLLGSAEVSYGGYLFLTATARNDWFSVLNPETNSILYPSVGGSFVFSDAFKGLPSWLSYGKVRASWAQVGNVTIDAYQNNLTYSLNGNPHLGIPMASFSQAMGNGGNIPNPALKPLTVTETEVGIDFRVFNNKLGIDFTYYDQQTTDDILNATISRASGFGSTSVNLGKLQNRGLELLLSATPLKSNNLVWDLTVNLAKNNSKVKSLIEGTTELVMDEPRTRNAFIKNVVGQPFGMITGRVQKMSPDGQPVFDKDGRPVSEAGYKVIGNGIAKMTGGVTNSFNYKGFDLSFLVDFKVGGDILSGTNMRLDQWGLSKNSLKGREGEEPLTVTGVTQEGTEYKPFTKTLTPLEAYNYWGAVGGEGDNAVTTMYLYDASFIKLRQLTVGYSFPKKLLGKTPLQNLTLSFVGRNLAILFKNTPNIDPESNYANGNSQGFDYFGFPSTRSYGFNLRATF; this is encoded by the coding sequence ATGAAAAAACTTGTACTGAACATTGTGTTGGTACTGCTCTCCATGCTCGCCCTCCAGGGCTATGCACAGGATATGACAGTATCCGGGAAAGTAAATGATGCATCCGGCGGAGAAATCGCCGGTGTAAACGTGGTGGTAAAGGGAACAACCCGGGGAACTACCACGAACGACAAGGGAGAATATTCCATCTCAGTCGAAAAGGGGAAAACATTGACATTCAGCTATATTGGTTATGTTTCGAAAGAAATTGTTGTCAATGCGAGTGTGCTTGATGTGAATCTTGCAGCAGAAGCCACTGCCCTGAATGAAGTTGTGGTTACTGCACTTGGTATCAGTCGTGATAAGCGTGCATTGGCCTACTCCATTACAGAAGTGAGTGGCAACAACCTGACGGCTGCCCGTGAAGCTAACCTTGGAAATTCCTTGGCAGGACGTGTTGCAGGTGTGAATGTGAGCAAAGTGGCATCTGGCCCGGCCGGATCTTCCCGTGTGATCATTCGTGGTAATAAATCGCTGCAAGGCAATAACCAACCGCTTTATGTAATTGATGGTATCCCCATGGATAACAGCAACTTCGGACAAGCGGGCCTTTGGGGCGGTTCTGATGAAGGAGATGGTCTTTCGAGTATTAACCCTGATGACATTGAGTCCATTACGGTGTTAAAAGGCGCCAATGCAGCGGCGCTTTACGGCTCGCGTGCAGCCAATGGTGTTATTAACGTCACCACAAAACGCGGCACGAAAAGAAAAGGCGTCGGCATTGAATTCGGCTCAAACTATGTTTTCGAAAAACTCAATGACCTTTCTGATCTGCAACATTCATACGGAGCTGGGGGTTACGTAAATGGTGTTGCAAGCAAGCCATCAAACCAGGCGCAGGCTTATGACTGGGGTGATGATTCGTGGGGACCAAAATTTGACAATAGCGAAGCAATCGGTTTCGATGGTAAAATGCACCCATATTCCTACGCTGGCGACAATTTCTCCCGTTACCTGAAAACAGGGCATGCTTTTACCAATAACCTGGCATTCTCAGGCGGAAATGAAACACAGAATTTCCGGGCATCTGTTACCAACCTGAAAAGCACGACCATTATCCCTAATTCAGGGTTTGACCGGATTAACCTTTCACTTTCAACGCAATCGAAATTTGGCAAAAGACTTTCTTTCGATGCCAAAGTGCTTTATTCAGAGGAAAAGGCGAAGAACAGACCAAATGTTTCCGATTCCCCTGGTAATGCGATCCAATCAATCTGGCGGATTCCGGGCGACCAGAATGTGCTTGATTATTACGGAGATCCTGCCAAGCCGGGTGCAATTCCAGCAGGCACCGATCCAGCCAGCCTGGCCATCTGGGGTGTTTCCGAGTCGAGAGCAGTAGGAGAAGAAATGCAGCAAGCCAGCAACAACTGGGGCCAAAATCCATACTGGGTTGCTTATCAGTTCATTAAATCGGATCAGAAAAACAGGATTATTACTTCCGGTCAGTTGAAATATCAGATCACCGACTGGCTTTTCATCCAGGGACGGGTTGGTTTGGACAAGTACAGCAGACGCGCAGAGTCCCTCACACCCGAAGGAACCGGTTACCAGCGTGGCGGCGCCAGAAACCTTGGAAACTGGAACGTTTCGGAGCTTAATGCAGAGTATACAATCGGTGCGAGCAAGGAGTTTGGCAAATTCGGTTTCACTGCATTTGCAGGTGGAAACCGGATGAGAAGAAAATATGAATACACAAACGTTTACGGAAACGGCTTTAATGTTCAGTTTTTCCCGGCTTTGAACAACGTAAAAGACAGATCTTTCACTTATGACCCTAAGGAAAGCGGCATTAATTCGTTGTTAGGATCTGCCGAAGTTTCGTATGGCGGTTATTTGTTCCTTACGGCAACGGCAAGAAACGACTGGTTCTCAGTGCTTAACCCTGAAACAAACAGCATTTTGTATCCTTCTGTTGGTGGTAGCTTTGTATTTTCTGATGCTTTCAAAGGACTTCCATCCTGGCTGTCTTATGGTAAAGTAAGGGCGTCGTGGGCGCAGGTGGGCAATGTTACCATTGATGCTTATCAAAACAACCTGACTTACTCCCTGAACGGAAACCCGCATCTGGGCATTCCTATGGCATCATTCTCGCAGGCGATGGGTAACGGCGGAAACATTCCTAACCCGGCTCTAAAACCACTGACAGTTACAGAGACGGAAGTTGGAATCGATTTCAGGGTGTTTAATAACAAACTGGGCATCGACTTCACGTATTACGATCAGCAAACCACGGACGATATCCTGAATGCTACGATTTCACGGGCATCTGGCTTCGGAAGCACTTCGGTGAATTTGGGTAAATTACAGAACCGCGGTTTGGAGCTTTTGTTATCCGCAACGCCACTTAAAAGCAACAATCTGGTTTGGGACCTGACGGTAAACCTTGCAAAAAACAATAGTAAGGTAAAATCGCTGATCGAAGGAACAACCGAGTTGGTGATGGACGAACCAAGAACCCGGAATGCCTTTATCAAAAACGTTGTTGGCCAACCGTTTGGAATGATCACGGGCCGTGTGCAAAAAATGTCGCCTGATGGCCAGCCGGTATTCGATAAAGACGGTCGTCCGGTGAGTGAGGCGGGATATAAGGTGATTGGAAATGGTATTGCAAAGATGACAGGCGGCGTAACCAACTCATTCAATTACAAAGGATTCGACCTTTCTTTCCTGGTTGACTTCAAAGTGGGCGGCGACATTCTTTCCGGAACGAACATGAGACTGGATCAATGGGGATTAAGCAAAAATTCCCTGAAAGGCCGTGAAGGAGAAGAGCCACTTACAGTGACCGGTGTTACCCAAGAAGGCACCGAATACAAGCCATTTACGAAAACATTAACGCCTCTGGAAGCATACAATTACTGGGGAGCTGTGGGTGGTGAAGGCGATAATGCTGTAACCACAATGTATCTCTACGATGCGTCATTCATCAAATTGAGACAGCTTACGGTGGGTTATTCTTTTCCTAAAAAGCTGCTTGGCAAAACGCCTTTGCAAAACCTGACACTTTCATTCGTGGGTCGTAACCTGGCTATTCTGTTCAAGAACACGCCGAACATTGATCCTGAATCGAATTATGCGAATGGTAACTCCCAAGGTTTCGACTACTTCGGGTTTCCTTCGACACGCAGCTACGGTTTCAATTTGAGAGCAACATTCTAA
- a CDS encoding sodium:solute symporter family protein, with the protein MKIKLIDFLVIIAYLLLVTVIGIILKKQAQKSKNDYMLGGRSMPFWMLGVSNASGMFDISGTVWMVSIMFVYGVKSIWLPWLWPVFNQIFMMVYLSIWLRRSNVSTGAEWMLTRFGDKKNALPSHKTIIAFALLSCLGFMAYGFIGLGKFIEIFIPWHFVQPYLPFTISAAYAAHVYGVIFTLFTVFYSLLGGMKSIVWADLIHYAIMVVVSVAIAVIAMTALHDARSLPVPMGWNNLFFGKELDLDWSTHIPEVNEKIKANGFSPFGYFFALMTAKGILASLAGPVPSYDMQKVLSAKTPREAALMSMIVNVVLLPTRYLLIIGVTVLGLLFYKDLSISIADKTDFERILPAVLNTYIPSGLLGLVLVGLMGAFMGTFAGTFNAAQAYLVNDIYLKSFNPKATNKQISRMNYLLGLAVVTISILLGFLAQDVNSILQWIVSALFGGYIASNVLKWHWWRFNSSGFFWGMLSGILCALAAPSIFPGTVPLFYFPIILLISTIGAITGSLLTPATDFDTLKKFYKTVRPWGFWKPVAIAVKSEDPSFEPNRRCKWDMFNVVVGITAQTSITALPVFLVLLMPEQTAIAAATLAVSAWVLWKTWYRQLPDH; encoded by the coding sequence ATGAAAATAAAACTGATTGATTTCCTTGTCATCATTGCCTATCTGCTGCTGGTAACGGTGATTGGAATCATACTCAAAAAACAGGCGCAAAAGAGTAAAAATGATTACATGCTTGGCGGGAGATCCATGCCGTTCTGGATGTTGGGCGTTTCCAATGCGTCGGGAATGTTCGATATCTCCGGAACCGTCTGGATGGTTTCCATCATGTTTGTTTACGGTGTAAAAAGCATTTGGCTGCCGTGGTTATGGCCGGTTTTTAATCAGATATTTATGATGGTGTATCTATCCATCTGGTTGCGGCGATCCAATGTTTCAACGGGCGCTGAATGGATGCTCACACGGTTTGGGGATAAAAAAAATGCGTTGCCATCACATAAGACCATAATTGCCTTCGCGCTCCTGAGCTGTCTGGGTTTTATGGCCTACGGATTTATCGGATTGGGCAAGTTTATCGAAATTTTTATTCCCTGGCATTTTGTCCAGCCATATTTGCCATTTACAATTAGTGCAGCATATGCGGCGCATGTTTATGGCGTCATTTTTACATTGTTTACGGTTTTTTATTCACTACTCGGTGGCATGAAAAGTATCGTCTGGGCCGATCTGATCCATTATGCGATCATGGTTGTCGTATCTGTCGCCATCGCTGTCATTGCTATGACCGCGTTACACGATGCCCGATCGCTGCCTGTGCCGATGGGTTGGAATAACCTGTTTTTTGGCAAAGAACTGGATCTGGATTGGAGCACGCATATTCCTGAGGTGAACGAAAAAATTAAGGCCAATGGCTTCTCACCTTTTGGTTATTTCTTTGCGTTGATGACGGCCAAGGGCATTTTGGCGAGTCTGGCCGGGCCTGTTCCGAGCTATGATATGCAAAAAGTCCTGTCGGCAAAAACACCTCGCGAAGCTGCCCTTATGAGCATGATCGTGAATGTGGTGCTGCTTCCTACGCGTTACCTGCTTATTATCGGCGTCACCGTTCTCGGATTGCTATTTTATAAAGATCTCAGCATTTCAATCGCCGACAAAACGGATTTTGAGCGGATCCTACCTGCTGTACTCAACACCTATATTCCCTCAGGCTTGCTTGGATTGGTGTTAGTTGGACTGATGGGCGCTTTTATGGGGACATTTGCGGGGACATTCAATGCTGCGCAGGCTTACCTTGTTAATGATATTTATCTAAAATCCTTTAATCCAAAAGCGACCAACAAGCAGATTTCCAGGATGAATTACCTGCTGGGCCTTGCCGTGGTAACGATCAGCATCTTGCTGGGTTTTTTGGCGCAAGACGTCAACAGCATTCTGCAATGGATCGTTTCCGCGCTTTTTGGTGGTTATATTGCTTCCAATGTTTTGAAATGGCATTGGTGGCGGTTTAATAGCAGTGGTTTTTTCTGGGGAATGCTCTCCGGCATCCTTTGCGCTTTGGCAGCGCCATCCATTTTCCCGGGAACGGTCCCGCTTTTTTATTTTCCAATAATCCTGCTCATTTCAACAATTGGCGCAATAACCGGCTCATTACTGACGCCCGCAACGGATTTTGATACATTGAAAAAATTTTACAAAACGGTCCGCCCGTGGGGATTTTGGAAACCTGTGGCCATTGCTGTAAAATCGGAAGATCCATCATTTGAGCCCAACCGTCGTTGCAAATGGGATATGTTTAATGTTGTGGTGGGCATCACGGCGCAGACTTCCATCACCGCCTTACCTGTATTTCTGGTGCTGCTCATGCCCGAACAAACCGCCATCGCAGCAGCCACACTGGCCGTTTCAGCATGGGTTCTCTGGAAAACCTGGTACAGGCAGTTACCCGATCATTAA
- a CDS encoding AraC family transcriptional regulator → MSEIYREITPLTQYDCFTIFDRKKTVFDFPLHSHDEFELNLVLSGKGVKRIVGDHTEVIDDAELVLVGNNLPHGWLTNAYKWQEGVPEVQEITVQFHRDLFDDKFLKRNQLFFVRSLLEKSSKGIAFSRETIERITPRLTALVQKSGFDSILELMSILHDLSVSRNMRTLSNSTFTGENVNYNSRRIEKVFAYMRDNYDKEINLEGISKLAGMSEVSFSRFIKKRTGKTFIESLNEIRLGHASRSLINTTNTISEIAYKCGFNNLSYFNRIFKNKNGCTPKEFRDNYSGTRTFI, encoded by the coding sequence ATGAGTGAAATTTACCGTGAAATTACCCCATTGACTCAGTATGACTGCTTTACAATCTTTGACAGGAAAAAAACCGTTTTCGATTTTCCTTTACACAGCCACGATGAATTTGAGCTGAACCTCGTGCTGTCGGGTAAGGGTGTGAAGCGGATCGTGGGGGACCATACCGAGGTCATTGACGATGCGGAGCTGGTGTTGGTTGGAAATAATTTGCCGCATGGGTGGTTAACAAATGCGTATAAATGGCAGGAAGGCGTTCCCGAAGTGCAGGAGATCACCGTTCAGTTTCATCGCGACTTGTTTGACGACAAATTCCTGAAACGCAACCAGCTGTTTTTCGTCCGCTCACTGCTTGAGAAATCGTCGAAAGGAATCGCATTTTCCAGAGAAACCATTGAACGCATTACGCCCCGGCTTACAGCCCTTGTTCAAAAGAGTGGTTTTGATTCTATTCTTGAATTGATGTCTATCCTGCACGATCTGTCCGTTTCCAGAAACATGCGAACGCTTTCAAACAGCACATTTACAGGCGAAAACGTTAATTATAACAGCAGAAGAATCGAAAAAGTGTTTGCTTATATGCGCGATAATTACGACAAAGAGATCAATCTGGAAGGCATTTCCAAGCTGGCCGGCATGTCGGAAGTTTCGTTTAGTAGATTTATCAAAAAACGGACAGGCAAGACATTCATCGAAAGCCTGAATGAGATAAGGCTCGGCCATGCATCACGCTCGCTGATTAATACGACGAACACGATTTCGGAGATTGCTTACAAATGCGGGTTCAATAATTTGTCCTATTTCAACCGGATTTTCAAGAATAAAAATGGCTGCACGCCAAAGGAATTCCGCGACAATTATTCAGGGACGAGGACATTTATATAA